The following proteins are co-located in the Xyrauchen texanus isolate HMW12.3.18 chromosome 41, RBS_HiC_50CHRs, whole genome shotgun sequence genome:
- the si:ch211-234p6.5 gene encoding uncharacterized protein si:ch211-234p6.5 isoform X2, whose protein sequence is MDDQDRMSQASSNTTVSFLPVRDKFPEKVQTFGKRCQAVKRDPNCPVVIRGWLYKRDSTGLKLWKRRWFVLSNYCLYYYKDSREESVLGSIPLPSYKILYCSPRECRNRKYAFKVVHQGMRPYILSADTQEDMLGWVRALSQSASMEADDFINRRCASFQDFTQMRGDTETMELQHTATFPERYAQIATKLTRVQTEPSLLDQHQMTPELRGRHETRQRASEDTEGIPNLKNADEEHLSFLFPKASLGTLPPFQYGSQYHGFTSRSDVWPLDNYSNSPLSPCIYTVASERGHLPDKACSLCYCSNYQTSEHVTMCKTGQSDILMEREIQPIRDLENDTDVVLTRLCGCDKVLQSLSMQMAQLQADKKSVEYTLEMRWLEMEDEFHGEQKVSQKALLQEELVTLRARICDVSLEMERSWSDYERMESELSVFYSHLQHILHFGTPQEQCQAQRQLWMMEDILCGLRVNKSRFMGLLGLQTQGVPQPVSYFEGELGAHNMEMQHQDFMKTPQSCKRWPQESSAHESRTTTEHDATESLHEPLHLTRVLTTTLPTALIAERIFVEDPPPDLQISQQSGLKNSKRSTPKKPSRMLHEMADKNRNIHWADISEERPQKQSAQNPNSRAKDKELSTMSERKGWAYQQHELEPGALSLTNSESDCEPAVTNQKRETKLRQTEHRVLSAARENFIEDIHPLKLITANEKETDIKKYTSDSAVLHMSNGYRGDSRKTQNNSKLPVNSVMPQSDDARVHTELEDVTSHQSPSNDIIVIESHSINHISTLTVFKGHQGNNHTSKPQKKNRSSDRQKFSVSTNLKSERILSNKQWCESVPACVHDPKPQVSIPSVEHQQSDQESNQTLASQIIENISSSGQSILSEPVHPTSVSQEPDVEENTFIMAKLNQTNGKGSINLKEVGLPNQQPDTQINQTTTTSDNQLMCASDQSKLEQRIYEEIQFSSPRSKDVNRKRNTSSGDETRLSNLTVHDDLAPSHSLNYKAASEVNGEYSTINIEGKKCQEVSKSRTGNDVTCKTGKGQTIYSPITKSSVVVNHHIQDCRPRITMVSTSL, encoded by the exons ATGGACGATCAGGACAGAATGAGTCAGGCGTCCAGCAATACCACAGTTTCCTTTCTGCCAGTTAGAGACAAG TTTCCTGAAAAGGTGCAGACATTTGGAAAGAGGTGTCAAGCAGTTAAGAGAGACCCGAACTGCCCTGTGGTCATCAGAGGATGGCTCTACAAGAGG gaCAGCACTGGGTTGAAGTTATGGAAGAGAAGATGGTTTGTTCTCTCTAATTACTGCCTGTATTATTATAAAG ACAGTAGAGAAGAGTCCGTGCTGGGCAGTATTCCTCTTCCCAGCTACAAGATTCTGTACTGCTCCCCTAGAGAGTGCAGGAACCGTAAATATGCATTCAAG GTTGTCCATCAGGGGATGCGCCCATATATTCTTAGTGCTGATACTCAGGAGGACATGTTGGGCTGGGTCAGGGCTCTCAGCCAATCAGCAAGCATGGAAGCTGATGACTTCATCAACAG ACGCTGTGCCAGTTTTCAGGACTTCACTCAGATGAGGGGTGACACTGAAACTATGGAGCTCCAGCACACGGCAACATTTCCAGAGAGGTATGCCCAGATTGCAACGAAATTGACCAGGGTTCAGACAGAACCAAGTCTGCTTGATCAACACCAGATGACGCCAGAACTGAGGGGAAGACACGAGACTAGACAGAG AGCTTCTGAGGATACCGAGGGCATTCCGaatttaaaaaatgcagatgagGAGCATCTTTCCTTCTTATTTCCGAAAGCATCCTTGGGAACGCTTCCTCCATTTCAGTATGGGTCACAGTATCACGGTTTTACGAGCAGATCAGATGTTTGGCCACTGGATAATTACTCAAATTCTCCCCTGTCACCCTGTATCTACACAGTGGCCTCAGAGAGAGGACATCTACCTGACAAG GCATGTTCACTGTGCTACTGCTCTAACTATCAAACATCAGAACATGTGACAATGTGCAAG ACAGGGCAATCTGATATCCTCATGGAAAGGGAAATACAGCCAATCAGAGATCTAGAAAATGATACAgat gtggtGCTCACTCGTTTGTGTGGTTGTGATAAAGTACTGCAGTCACTTTCTATGCAAATGGCTCAGTTACAGGCAGATAAG AAAAGTGTAGAGTATACTTTAGAAATGAGATGGCTGGAGATGGAGGACGAATTTCATGGAGAACAAAAAGTGTCCCAGAAGGCTTTGCTTCAAGAGGAACTGGTCACACTGAGAGCCAGAATATGTGACGTGTCACTG GAGATGGAAAGATCGTGGAGTGATTATGAGCGAATGGAGAGCGAGCTGTCTGTTTTCTATTCACATTTACAGCACATTCTTCACTTCGGAACGCCACAG GAGCAGTGTCAGGCACAGAGGCAACTCTGGATGATGGAGGATATCTTGTGCGGTCTCCGAGTAAACAAGAGCCGCTTTATGGGCTTACTGGGTCTACAGACACAGGGAG tTCCCCAGCCAGTTTCCTACTTTGAGGGCGAGTTAGGAGCTCACAACATG GAGATGCAGCATCAGGACTTTATGAAAACTCCCCAGAGCTGTAAGAGATGGCCCCAAGAGAGCTCTGCCCATGAGAGCAGAACAACCACTGAACATGACGCCACCGAATCCCTGCATGAACCGCTGCATTTGACGCGTGTTTTGACGACTACTCTTCCAACAGCATTAATTGCTGAGCGAATTTTCGTAGAGGACCCCCCTCCTGACCTGCAAATCTCCCAGCAGTCAGGACTCAAGAATAGCAAGAGGAGCACTCCAAAGAAACCAAGCAGAATGTTGCATGAGATGGCTGATAAGAACAGAAATATCCACTGGGCAGATATTTCAGAGGAGAGGCCTCAAAAGCAATCGGCACAAAATCCCAACAGTCGGGCCAAAGATAAGGAACTTTCTACAATGTCTGAAAGGAAGGGCTGGGCATACCAACAGCATGAG CTCGAGCCTGGAGCCTTAAGCCTAACAAACTCTGAATCTGACTGTGAACCTGCCGTGACCAATCAGAAGCGAGAAACTAAACTCAGACAAACGGAGCACAGAGTTTTGAG tgcAGCCAGAGAGAACTTCATAGAAGATATTCATCCGCTGAAACTCATTACGGCCAATGAAAAAGAGACAGACATCAAGAAGTACACGTCAG ATTCGGCTGTTCTACATATGAGCAATGGCTACAGAGGTGACAGTCGCAAaacccaaaacaacagcaaactgCCGGTCAACTCAGTGATGCCGCAGAGTGATGATGCAAGAGTCCACACTGAACTGGAGGATGTGACATCACACCAATCACCTTCCAATGACATCATTGTTATAGAGAGTCACTCTATTAATCACATTTCAACTCTCACTGTATTTAAGGGACATCAGGGAAACAATCACACAAGCAAACCTCAAAAAAAGAATAGAAGTTCTGACCGTCAAAAGTTTTCCGTCTCCACTAATCTGAAATCAGAACGTATTCTGTCAAATAAACAATGGTGCGAGTCAGTCCCGGCCTGCGTTCATGATCCAAAACCTCAAGTATCTATCCCTTCAGTGGAACACCAACAATCAGACCAAGAATCCAATCAAACACTTGCCAGCCAAATAATTGAAAACATCTCATCATCTGGACAAAGTATTTTGTCTGAACCTGTACACCCAACAAGTGTTTCACAGGAGCCAGATGTGGAGGAAAACACGTTCATAATGGCAAAACTTAATCAAACTAATGGAAAAGGCTCCATAAACCTAAAAGAAGTAGGCCTACCCAATCAACAACCAGACACTCAAATTAATCAAACAACCACGACATCTGACAATCAATTGATGTGCGCTTCTGATCAATCGAAACTAGAGCAGCGCATCTATGAGGAAATCCAGTTTAGTTCACCCAGATCAAAAGATGTCAACAGGAAGAGAAATACTAGTAGCGGAGATGAAACACGTTTATCAAACCTCACCGTACATGATGATCTTGCACCATCACACTCACTCAATTACAAAGCTGCCAGTGAAGTTAATGGTGAGTACAGTACAATAAATATAGAGGGGAAAAAATGTCAGGAGGTGTCAAAGAGTAGAACAGGAAATGATGTCACATGCAAGACAGGGAAAGGGCAGACTATTTACAGCCCTATCACGAAGAGTTCAGTTGTCGTCAACCATCACATACAGGATTGCAGGCCACGCATAACAATGGTAAGCACCAGCCTGTAG
- the si:ch211-234p6.5 gene encoding pleckstrin homology domain-containing family A member 7 isoform X5 has translation MALEVAVGFRKQTRMDDQDRMSQASSNTTVSFLPVRDKFPEKVQTFGKRCQAVKRDPNCPVVIRGWLYKRDSTGLKLWKRRWFVLSNYCLYYYKDSREESVLGSIPLPSYKILYCSPRECRNRKYAFKVVHQGMRPYILSADTQEDMLGWVRALSQSASMEADDFINRRCASFQDFTQMRGDTETMELQHTATFPERYAQIATKLTRVQTEPSLLDQHQMTPELRGRHETRQRASEDTEGIPNLKNADEEHLSFLFPKASLGTLPPFQYGSQYHGFTSRSDVWPLDNYSNSPLSPCIYTVASERGHLPDKACSLCYCSNYQTSEHVTMCKTGQSDILMEREIQPIRDLENDTDVVLTRLCGCDKVLQSLSMQMAQLQADKKSVEYTLEMRWLEMEDEFHGEQKVSQKALLQEELVTLRARICDVSLEMERSWSDYERMESELSVFYSHLQHILHFGTPQEQCQAQRQLWMMEDILCGLRVNKSRFMGLLGLQTQGVPQPVSYFEGELGAHNMEMQHQDFMKTPQSCKRWPQESSAHESRTTTEHDATESLHEPLHLTRVLTTTLPTALIAERIFVEDPPPDLQISQQSGLKNSKRSTPKKPSRMLHEMADKNRNIHWADISEERPQKQSAQNPNSRAKDKELSTMSERKGWAYQQHECSQRELHRRYSSAETHYGQ, from the exons GATGGACGATCAGGACAGAATGAGTCAGGCGTCCAGCAATACCACAGTTTCCTTTCTGCCAGTTAGAGACAAG TTTCCTGAAAAGGTGCAGACATTTGGAAAGAGGTGTCAAGCAGTTAAGAGAGACCCGAACTGCCCTGTGGTCATCAGAGGATGGCTCTACAAGAGG gaCAGCACTGGGTTGAAGTTATGGAAGAGAAGATGGTTTGTTCTCTCTAATTACTGCCTGTATTATTATAAAG ACAGTAGAGAAGAGTCCGTGCTGGGCAGTATTCCTCTTCCCAGCTACAAGATTCTGTACTGCTCCCCTAGAGAGTGCAGGAACCGTAAATATGCATTCAAG GTTGTCCATCAGGGGATGCGCCCATATATTCTTAGTGCTGATACTCAGGAGGACATGTTGGGCTGGGTCAGGGCTCTCAGCCAATCAGCAAGCATGGAAGCTGATGACTTCATCAACAG ACGCTGTGCCAGTTTTCAGGACTTCACTCAGATGAGGGGTGACACTGAAACTATGGAGCTCCAGCACACGGCAACATTTCCAGAGAGGTATGCCCAGATTGCAACGAAATTGACCAGGGTTCAGACAGAACCAAGTCTGCTTGATCAACACCAGATGACGCCAGAACTGAGGGGAAGACACGAGACTAGACAGAG AGCTTCTGAGGATACCGAGGGCATTCCGaatttaaaaaatgcagatgagGAGCATCTTTCCTTCTTATTTCCGAAAGCATCCTTGGGAACGCTTCCTCCATTTCAGTATGGGTCACAGTATCACGGTTTTACGAGCAGATCAGATGTTTGGCCACTGGATAATTACTCAAATTCTCCCCTGTCACCCTGTATCTACACAGTGGCCTCAGAGAGAGGACATCTACCTGACAAG GCATGTTCACTGTGCTACTGCTCTAACTATCAAACATCAGAACATGTGACAATGTGCAAG ACAGGGCAATCTGATATCCTCATGGAAAGGGAAATACAGCCAATCAGAGATCTAGAAAATGATACAgat gtggtGCTCACTCGTTTGTGTGGTTGTGATAAAGTACTGCAGTCACTTTCTATGCAAATGGCTCAGTTACAGGCAGATAAG AAAAGTGTAGAGTATACTTTAGAAATGAGATGGCTGGAGATGGAGGACGAATTTCATGGAGAACAAAAAGTGTCCCAGAAGGCTTTGCTTCAAGAGGAACTGGTCACACTGAGAGCCAGAATATGTGACGTGTCACTG GAGATGGAAAGATCGTGGAGTGATTATGAGCGAATGGAGAGCGAGCTGTCTGTTTTCTATTCACATTTACAGCACATTCTTCACTTCGGAACGCCACAG GAGCAGTGTCAGGCACAGAGGCAACTCTGGATGATGGAGGATATCTTGTGCGGTCTCCGAGTAAACAAGAGCCGCTTTATGGGCTTACTGGGTCTACAGACACAGGGAG tTCCCCAGCCAGTTTCCTACTTTGAGGGCGAGTTAGGAGCTCACAACATG GAGATGCAGCATCAGGACTTTATGAAAACTCCCCAGAGCTGTAAGAGATGGCCCCAAGAGAGCTCTGCCCATGAGAGCAGAACAACCACTGAACATGACGCCACCGAATCCCTGCATGAACCGCTGCATTTGACGCGTGTTTTGACGACTACTCTTCCAACAGCATTAATTGCTGAGCGAATTTTCGTAGAGGACCCCCCTCCTGACCTGCAAATCTCCCAGCAGTCAGGACTCAAGAATAGCAAGAGGAGCACTCCAAAGAAACCAAGCAGAATGTTGCATGAGATGGCTGATAAGAACAGAAATATCCACTGGGCAGATATTTCAGAGGAGAGGCCTCAAAAGCAATCGGCACAAAATCCCAACAGTCGGGCCAAAGATAAGGAACTTTCTACAATGTCTGAAAGGAAGGGCTGGGCATACCAACAGCATGAG tgcAGCCAGAGAGAACTTCATAGAAGATATTCATCCGCTGAAACTCATTACGGCCAATGA